The Rhizobium sp. NXC24 genomic sequence GTCCTTGTCGGTCTGTTCGGTCTGAAACCAGGTTCCCATCATAGTCATTTGCTGTGAGACAAGGGCGCGAAGCTTCTGCATCTGCGCAATCTGTTGCGCAGCGATCTCGTGCCCAACCTGCAGAGCCTTCATCTGCCCGTCGGCGGTCTCAGACATCGACCTCAGTGAGGCCATCGTGCCTTCCTCATTGTCGAACTGTTCGGCCGTGAGGCTTGCCGCCTTTAACGTGCTTGCGATCGTATCCCGGTTGGTATCCGACCAGGACTGATATGCAGTTGAGAAAGAAGCATTGTCTGGCAAGTTGGTCTTGAGGCTTGAGTAGCTCTGAAAACGTTGTTGCAGCACATCATCCGCATTGCCCATGGAAAACGAGATGCTCTGCCCCCCATCGACGATGCTGCGTAATTGGTTGAGATCGCTTTCGACCTGCCCCCACATATGCGACGGAAGCGTCGCCGTGTTCTGGAGGAGGTTTTGGTAGATATTCAGCTGCGTTTCGATCTGTTGTGCGAGCTGGCTTATCTGGGTGAGCTGGTTCTGGATCTGCTCGCCGGACTTCCCGACCAAAGCGACCAGCTCGCCATTATTGAGGACCTGCGTCCACTCGGTGGCGGCACCCGTGGCAGTTCCAGCATTTGCGGGCACGACCGCGCCGGCCATCAATGCGACAGCCGCCAGGCCAGCGAGCAATCTATTCGAGGTTGAGCAGCGCTGCGGCATCGTGAACTCCTCTCGTTCGTAGCCAGTGGATCGGCCAGTCGCGGCCGTGTTTGGAACTGAGCGTGCGGATGCGCTTCAGGTCCTCCTTGCCGGATGCGCCAACGAAACTGAGCGCCACGGGGCCGAGCGACATGTCGAAGAGCCGCCGGCCCTCAGGGGTGGCGACGTAATATTCTCGCTTAGGAATCGCATTCGAAACGATCTCGATCTGTGTCTCGTTGAAGCCGATCCGCTCATAGAACTCGCGCGTCCCAGGCTCACCTGCGGCGCCGTTCGGCAGGCAGATTTTCGTGGGACAGGATTCCTTCAACACGTCGATGATCCCGGAACGCTCAGCATCCGAGATTGACTGAGTGGCGAGCACAACGGCGCAATTTAGTCTACGAAGCACCTTCAACCATTCCCGGATTTTGTCGCGAAATTTCGGATGCCCAAGTGGCACCCATCCTTCGTCGAGGATGATCAGGCTCGGCGACCCATCCAACCGCTTCTCAATGCGACGGAAAAGGTAGGTCAGGACTGGCACGAGATTTCGCTCGCCCATATTCATCAGCTGCTCGATCTCGAAGGTCTGAAAGGCACCGAGCGAGAGGCCGTCCTCCTCGGCATCGAGCAGTTGACCCATTGGACCGTCGACCGTGTAGTGATGGAGCGCGTCCTTGATCTCGCGCATCTGTACGCCGCTCACAAAGTCCGAGAGAGATCGACCCGGTGCACTGGCCATCAAGCCAATCTGGCGAGAGATCGCATTGCGGTGGTCCGGAGTGATGGTCACGCCCTGCAGCGCGATCAACATCTCGATCCATTCCGCGGCCCAGGCGCGATCTACATCACTGGAGAGGTCCGATAGCGGGCAAAAGGCCAGCGCCTTTTCCGCTTTTTGCGTGTCTCCGCCAATCTCGTAGTGATCGCCGCCGGCAGCAAGCGTCAGCGGCAGAAGGGAATTGCCCTTGTCGAAGGCAAATATCTGCGCGCGTTCATAGCGCCGGAATTGCGCCGCTATCAACGCTAAGAGCGTCGACTTGCCCGATCCAGTCGGTCCGAAGATCAGGGTATGACCGACGTCATCGACATGGAGGTTGAGCCGGAACGGTGTCGAGCCGCTCGCCACCTGCATCAGCGGCGGCGAACTCGGCGGATAAAATGGGCAGGGGGCGACGGGGTGGCCCGACCAGACTGAATTGAGCGGGATGAGATCGGCAAGATTGCTGGTGTTGATCAGTGGCTCCCGCACATTGCAATACCAATTGCCCGGCAGACTTCCGAGAAATGCGTCCGTCGCGTTGAGTGTTTCGATCCGTGCTCCGAAACCCTCGGCCTGAACCAGCCGGCGAATGGCCTCTGCCTTTTCCTGTAATGCTTTGCGATCGAGATCGAAGAGAACGACGACGGGCGTGTAGTAGCCGTATGCGACCAACTGCGACGAAGCCCGGGCGATGGCGTCTTCCGTCTCGGCCACCATGGTCATGGCGTCCTGATCGACCGAACGGCTCTGCGTCTGAAAAAGCTGATCGAAGAATGGGCGCACCTTCTGCTGCCATTTCTTGCGGGTCCGCTCCAGTTTCTGTCTGGCCTCCTGCGCGTCGAGGAAAATGAAGCGCGAAGACCAGCGATAGGTCAGCGGCATAAGATCGAGGCTGTTCAAGATCCCCGGCCAGCTCTCAGCCGGCAGGCCGTCGATCGCGACGACACCAAGGAAGCGGCTTTCAATCTTTGGGGTTAGTCCATGCTCGAGCTCGGCCGTCGCGATCCAGTCGAGATACATGGGCGCATCCGGCAGCCGGATCGGATGGTTGTCACCAGTGATGCAGAAGCGAACGAATTGCAGCAGTTCGTCGTAGCGGGCAACCCGCACCCCTCCCCTCTCGACAGCCTCCCGCGTTTCCATGCGACGGATCGAAAGCGTGTTGGCGAAATACTGCTCAATCTCGCGGACCGCATTCTTGAAAAAGAACAGCACCGTGTCGGCATAGGTCTTCTTGCGGCTCTCCTCGTCCGAGTAGATGTATTTGCTGAGCGCCGTTTTTTTGGATTCGAGCGGTCGATAGGTCAGGATCAGCGCGTGTTTACTCTCGAAATGCCCCTGTTCGCGCGCGAAATGCGCACGCCGCTCGGCGTCGATCGCGCGCGTGACCGCGTCGGGAAAGTGGCAACGATCGTCCGACGGATAGTCGAATGTCGGAATGCGCACGGCTTCGACCTGGATCATCCAGCCGCTTCCG encodes the following:
- the trbJ gene encoding P-type conjugative transfer protein TrbJ encodes the protein MPQRCSTSNRLLAGLAAVALMAGAVVPANAGTATGAATEWTQVLNNGELVALVGKSGEQIQNQLTQISQLAQQIETQLNIYQNLLQNTATLPSHMWGQVESDLNQLRSIVDGGQSISFSMGNADDVLQQRFQSYSSLKTNLPDNASFSTAYQSWSDTNRDTIASTLKAASLTAEQFDNEEGTMASLRSMSETADGQMKALQVGHEIAAQQIAQMQKLRALVSQQMTMMGTWFQTEQTDKDLAQARREKFFSGTAPSTSGGEKMKVEW
- a CDS encoding conjugal transfer protein TrbE → MVALKRFRATDPSFADLVPYAGLVDNGVLLLKDGSLMAGWYFAGPDSESATALERNELSRHINTILSRLGSGWMIQVEAVRIPTFDYPSDDRCHFPDAVTRAIDAERRAHFAREQGHFESKHALILTYRPLESKKTALSKYIYSDEESRKKTYADTVLFFFKNAVREIEQYFANTLSIRRMETREAVERGGVRVARYDELLQFVRFCITGDNHPIRLPDAPMYLDWIATAELEHGLTPKIESRFLGVVAIDGLPAESWPGILNSLDLMPLTYRWSSRFIFLDAQEARQKLERTRKKWQQKVRPFFDQLFQTQSRSVDQDAMTMVAETEDAIARASSQLVAYGYYTPVVVLFDLDRKALQEKAEAIRRLVQAEGFGARIETLNATDAFLGSLPGNWYCNVREPLINTSNLADLIPLNSVWSGHPVAPCPFYPPSSPPLMQVASGSTPFRLNLHVDDVGHTLIFGPTGSGKSTLLALIAAQFRRYERAQIFAFDKGNSLLPLTLAAGGDHYEIGGDTQKAEKALAFCPLSDLSSDVDRAWAAEWIEMLIALQGVTITPDHRNAISRQIGLMASAPGRSLSDFVSGVQMREIKDALHHYTVDGPMGQLLDAEEDGLSLGAFQTFEIEQLMNMGERNLVPVLTYLFRRIEKRLDGSPSLIILDEGWVPLGHPKFRDKIREWLKVLRRLNCAVVLATQSISDAERSGIIDVLKESCPTKICLPNGAAGEPGTREFYERIGFNETQIEIVSNAIPKREYYVATPEGRRLFDMSLGPVALSFVGASGKEDLKRIRTLSSKHGRDWPIHWLRTRGVHDAAALLNLE